ATTTTGCTGTTGGTGTCGATAAAATCTCTGACGAACGGTTTGTTGCGGGCGCTGCTAAAGCGGGCGACTTCTTCACCCTGTTCAAACAAAATGACAGTGGGAAAACCGCGCACTTGGTGACGACCTGCCAGTTTCATATTTTCATCTTCTTCGGTATCGAGTTTGGCGAGTATCACTTTGCCGTGGTATTCGGGAATAACGGCTTTCAATACCGGATCAAGGAATAGGCACGGGCCACACCAATCCGCCCAGAAATCGACGAGCACGGGGGTGCGTAACGAGGCTTTTAGTACCCGTTCTTCAAAATCGGCAATGCCGTTGATGTCATAAATAAAGGTGTAAGTGGTCATGGTGCGTTTCCGGTTAAGTGATAGGGCGCAATTATAGCGACCTGAGGCTAGATGTGTATAATCCCTAAGCCTTAAGCCCATAGGAATTTGCTCTCATGCACGTAACAGTAACGGCAAAAACGGTTTTTTCTTCCCCCGTCCATTTTTTGGCATTCGGGTTTGGCAGTGGTTTATCGCCGTTTGCGCCCGGCACGGCGGGTACTTTAGCGGCGATTCCGTTGTATCTGTTGCTGGTGCAATTGCCGCTCTGGGGTTATGTCGCCGTATTGCTGGTGATGTCGCTGGTCGGCATTTGGATTTGTGGTGAATCCTCACGGCGTCTGGGTGTGCATGATCACGGCGGTATTGTGTGGGATGAATTTGCGGGTTTCTTGCTAACCATGCTGGCAGCACCAACAGGGTGGGTGTGGATTGTGGTGGGCTTTTTCTTGTTCCGCCTGTTCGATATTTGGAAACCGTGGCCGATACGCTTGGTGGATCGTGATGTACCCGGCGGCTTTGGAATTATGTTCGATGATATACTGGCGGGCATTTACGCTTGGATTGCGTTGCAAGTGTTGGCAAGATTGTTTGGCGCTTGAGATTGCGCAGACAGCAAAAAGCCTTCCCGAAGGAAGGCTTTCAATACACGAAGCCTGTTATTATTATTGGGCGCTTCAATGCGGAATAAAAAAGAAGGGGCGTAGCCCTGTTATTATTCTTCTACCCCTTTAGCCCTTGAACGAGGCTGATTATGTGAGGGTGCCACTGAATTTGAACTGAATATTTCGGTTATTTTTCGTTCAGTTTTGCTTAAGGTATTATTTAAAAATCAATCACTGGAATGTCATGAACGTCAGAACTCGCTTTGCTCCCAGCCCGACTGGTTATTTGCACATTGGTGGCGCACGTACTGCGCTGTTTTCTTGGCTGTATGCCCGCAAGATGGGCGGCACTTTCATTTTGCGTATTGAAGACACTGATCGTGAACGTTCCACGCAGGCGTCTGTGGATGCGATTCTGGAAGGCATGGCGTGGTTGAATTTGGGGCATGACGAAGGCCCGTTCTACCAAACCCAGCGTTTCGACCGTTACGCGGAAGTGATTCAACAATTGGTCGCGAGCGGTCACGCTTACCGTTGCTATTGCAGCAAGGAAGAGCTGGAACAGATGCGCGAAGGCCAAATGGCGCGTAAAGAAAACCCGCGTTATAACGGGTTATGGCGCGACCGTCAGGACGAAACACCACCCGCAGGGATTGAGCCGGTAATACGTTTCCGCAACCCGCAAACGGGCGTGGTGGAAATTAATGATGTGGTGCGTGGCAAAATTACTATTAGTAATGCCGAACTGGATGATTTAATCATTGCGCGTTCTGACGGCACACCCACGTATAACTTGACCGTGGTGGTGGACGATATTGATATGCAGGTGACGCACGTGATTCGGGGTGACGACCATATCAGCAATACCCCGCGCCAGATCAATATCATGCGGGCATTGGGTTTTGAACCGCCGAAGTTCGCCCATTTGCCGATGATTCTGGGGTCGGATGGGCAGCGTTTGTCCAAGCGTCATGGGGCTGTCGGGGTGATGCAATACCGTGATGACGGCTTTATTCCACAAGCCGTGTTGAACTATCTGGTGCGTTTGGGCTGGTCACACGGGGATCAGGAGATTTTCTCCCGCGAGGAAATGGTTGAGCTATTTTCTCTGGAAGCTATCAACCGTGCTCCGTCTGCCTTTAATACCGAAAAATTGCTCTGGCTTAATCAACATTATATCAAAACACTGCCCGTAGCAGAGCTGGAAGCGCAATTGCAGTGGCATTTGCAGGCGCAAGCGTTGGATATCTCCACAGGCCCTGCATTAGCCGCTGTCATCAATGCGCAACGCGAACGCGCCAAGACGTTGGTGGAAATGGTAGCCATTAGCCGTTATTTCTACGAAGAGTTTGCAGAATTCGATCCGGTTGCGGTGCAAAAGCAATTTAAAGCGGATACGGCGGATAATTTACTGGTGGTACATGATGAATTAGCAGCCTTGGCTACTTGGCAGGGTGAGGCGATCCACGCCGCTATTCAAGCCGCTTGCGAAACATTAGGCTTGAAACTGGGCAAGGTGGGGCCACCGTTGCGGGTGGCGGTGACGGGCAGCGCTTCTTCGCCGTCACTGGAAATCACCTTGGAATTGATCGGGCGTGAGCGAGTATTGCAGCGGATTCAGCGGGCAATTGGCTTTATTCGCACTTTGGCGGCTTAAGGTGAGCCATATCCCCCTAAGCTAATACGATTTATGGGGGATTTTATGCTATGTTTATATGACTAAAACCTAGCATGAATGAGGAGGATAAATGAAAGTCAAAGACATCATGAATACCAGCGTCAAAACCGCTAAGCCCAATACCCCGGTGCGTAATTTGGTCGAAGTTATGTGCTTTAACAAAATCAGCGGTATGCCGGTCGTGGATGACAATAACAATGTCGTCGGCGTGATTTCTGAAAAAGACGTATTACGTAAGATGTTCCCTGACATCTCTGAGGTGGCTCGTGAAGAGGGCGTGCCTGATTTCGAGAAGATGGAAAAAGGTTACAGTGATGCCTTGAGTTTGCAAGCCAGCGATTTGATGAGCAAGTTGGTGGCGTCTGCCAGCCCTGAGATGCCGTTGATGAAAGCGGTTTCTATTATGTGCGTGCAGAAAATTCGCCGGATTCCGGTGGTCGAAGCAGGCAAGTTGGTGGGGATTATTAGCCTTGGCGATGTGCATAAAGCAATCTTCGCAAATTCTTTAAAAGGCGCTTGACAAGATCGGCGAATTCCCTCAGAATTCGCCTCTCTTTCGCAGTGGGGCTGTAGCTCAGTTGGGAGAGCGCTACAATGGCATTGTAGAGGTCAGCGGTTCGATCCCGCTTAGCTCCACCATTATTGACCGACGTGAGAGTATTTATGGATCGTCTTGGTCGTTACAGCTTGATCACTGGTCTGGTGATAACAGTCGTAGGCTTAATCTTTGGATTCGGCTTCATGTTTGCAGACAGCGATGAGTTGGCGAAAATGTTTTTACTGGCGGTGCCACTCGGTTTTTTGATTACATTTGCCGGGTTATCCACCATTGTTATTTTTTCACCACGAGAAAATGACAAACAATAGGTTTGGAAGTTTACATCAGCGACCCTATCGTCTAGAGGCCTAGGACACGACCCTTTCACGGTTGTAACTGGGGTTCGAATCCCCATAGGGTCGCCACTTTTCCAAGTCTAGCTATGCAAGTAGCACACAACAAGTTCACATCAGCGACCCTATCGTCTAGAGGCCTAGGACACGACCCTTTCACGGTTGTAACTGGGGTTCGAATCCCCATAGGGTCGCCACTTTTTTCTTTCTTCCCCTTCCCCATCCAATCAAACATTATCACCACATTGTGGTAACGTCTCTGTGCCAAAAAAGTCTATACTGGCATTCTATACAATACATCTAGTCTTGCAGGGTGGAGAACAATAATGGCTTATCAAATTCGTCGCGTGTTACCGTGGTTATGGGTGTGCCTGTTACTGCTATTCATGGGGCTGGCAAGGGCAGAAGTGCCACAATACAGCAATGAAGCCTTATTGACGCAAATGTTGGTAGTGGATGTGTCGGAGCGTACCTTGGATACCAGCCCGGCGTTGGCGGTGACTTTTTCACAAGACTTGAATCCAACCGAGAATTACAACAGCTTCATCACCTTAACGGCTAACGGCAAAATGGTCGAAGGTCAGTGGGTGATGACCAGCGAATCGCGTCGCCTATTTTTCAGCAATATCAAACCACAAACCGATTATCGCGTGCAGATTAGGCCGGGCGTCACCAGTAAAAACGGCCTGAAGTTGCAAAAACCGTCGGATACCAGCCTTAAAACCCGCGATATTAGCCCCGCATTTGATTTTGCGACGACCGGCAGCATTTTGCCTGCAAAATTGACGGGTGGATTGCCGATTCGGGTGGTGAATGTGCCGGAATTGGACATTGAATTCCTGCGGGTGCAGCCAGAAAAATTGCCGGATATGCTCAAAACGGTCAGTTTGGGCGGGCGTTTGTCGCAGTGGCAATTGGAAGAAATCCATGCCGTGACCGAAAGTGTGTATGCCCGCCGCTACGTGACCGATGCCAAGTTGAATGCGCGTACTTCGATGTTGATTCCGGTAGAAGATATTCAAGAATTGAAAACGCCGGGCGTGTATTTTGCGGTGATGCGAGAACCGGGGCGTTTTAACGATGAGGCTTACCGAATTACGCAGTTCGTCGTGACGAATATTGGCTTGCATGTGCGTTTGTATGCGCGTGGGCTGGAAGTGTTTGCGAATGCTTTGGACACTGGCAAGCCGCTGTCCGGGGTGCAATTGAAGTTGCAGGGTGAAAAAGAAGTGTTGACGCTGGAAACCGATGCGGATGGGCGTGTCAGTTTTGAACATCGACCCAGTGGTGATTTATTGCTGACGGCGCAGCAGGAAACGCAGTTTG
The sequence above is drawn from the Thiothrix subterranea genome and encodes:
- a CDS encoding thioredoxin family protein, which produces MTTYTFIYDINGIADFEERVLKASLRTPVLVDFWADWCGPCLFLDPVLKAVIPEYHGKVILAKLDTEEDENMKLAGRHQVRGFPTVILFEQGEEVARFSSARNKPFVRDFIDTNSKMLAKVNPLHP
- a CDS encoding phosphatidylglycerophosphatase A family protein yields the protein MHVTVTAKTVFSSPVHFLAFGFGSGLSPFAPGTAGTLAAIPLYLLLVQLPLWGYVAVLLVMSLVGIWICGESSRRLGVHDHGGIVWDEFAGFLLTMLAAPTGWVWIVVGFFLFRLFDIWKPWPIRLVDRDVPGGFGIMFDDILAGIYAWIALQVLARLFGA
- the gltX gene encoding glutamate--tRNA ligase; the encoded protein is MNVRTRFAPSPTGYLHIGGARTALFSWLYARKMGGTFILRIEDTDRERSTQASVDAILEGMAWLNLGHDEGPFYQTQRFDRYAEVIQQLVASGHAYRCYCSKEELEQMREGQMARKENPRYNGLWRDRQDETPPAGIEPVIRFRNPQTGVVEINDVVRGKITISNAELDDLIIARSDGTPTYNLTVVVDDIDMQVTHVIRGDDHISNTPRQINIMRALGFEPPKFAHLPMILGSDGQRLSKRHGAVGVMQYRDDGFIPQAVLNYLVRLGWSHGDQEIFSREEMVELFSLEAINRAPSAFNTEKLLWLNQHYIKTLPVAELEAQLQWHLQAQALDISTGPALAAVINAQRERAKTLVEMVAISRYFYEEFAEFDPVAVQKQFKADTADNLLVVHDELAALATWQGEAIHAAIQAACETLGLKLGKVGPPLRVAVTGSASSPSLEITLELIGRERVLQRIQRAIGFIRTLAA
- a CDS encoding CBS domain-containing protein, whose amino-acid sequence is MKVKDIMNTSVKTAKPNTPVRNLVEVMCFNKISGMPVVDDNNNVVGVISEKDVLRKMFPDISEVAREEGVPDFEKMEKGYSDALSLQASDLMSKLVASASPEMPLMKAVSIMCVQKIRRIPVVEAGKLVGIISLGDVHKAIFANSLKGA